A region of Natribaculum luteum DNA encodes the following proteins:
- a CDS encoding DUF5813 family protein, whose protein sequence is MTDDCPAPVERALEAHDAFEATDEGYELTTTVFETAVTATDAEGKRDGEFHVTISLPALDAAVAGETVADVVEDGWFETLERRLEDTFTVATTSTHEEPRVEREGDEVRVLLEYVAWNAREGVEDAKTLIEYVEGTYAQGIIPGYEYQGEAATLLENAQTRGQEAADGERGGMPL, encoded by the coding sequence ATGACCGACGATTGTCCTGCACCTGTCGAGCGCGCACTCGAGGCCCACGACGCGTTCGAGGCGACCGACGAGGGGTACGAACTCACGACGACCGTCTTCGAGACGGCTGTCACCGCGACCGATGCCGAGGGCAAGCGTGACGGCGAGTTCCACGTCACGATCAGCCTGCCGGCGCTCGACGCCGCCGTCGCCGGCGAGACGGTCGCCGACGTGGTCGAAGACGGCTGGTTCGAGACACTCGAGCGCCGCCTCGAGGACACGTTCACCGTCGCCACCACGAGCACCCACGAGGAGCCACGCGTCGAGCGCGAGGGCGACGAGGTTCGGGTGCTCCTCGAGTACGTCGCCTGGAACGCTCGCGAGGGCGTCGAAGACGCGAAGACGCTGATCGAGTACGTCGAAGGGACCTACGCCCAGGGGATCATCCCCGGCTACGAGTACCAGGGCGAGGCGGCGACGCTGCTCGAGAACGCCCAGACGCGGGGACAGGAGGCGGCAGACGGCGAGCGCGGCGGGATGCCGCTGTAA
- a CDS encoding thiamine pyrophosphate-dependent enzyme, giving the protein MDRVIGERDLESVPFSAEEAIALYRDVVRTRQFDERALALQRRGWMSGYPPFRGQEGSQVGAAHALSADDWLFPTYRSNAMQIAYGVPMSDIFRFRRGHPEYASDHDLNVFPQSVPIATQIPHAAGAGMAATHADADHAVVCYFGDGATSEGDFHEGLNFAGVFDAPVVFFCENNGWAISMPSERQTASDTIAVKADAYGFEGVRVDGNDPLAVRETAADALERAREGTPVLVESLTYRQGAHTTSDDPSRYRFERDDLPEWRTADPLERYERYLREQEVLDDDLIETIHEDAAAEVDRAVEIAEETPHPDLEDVFEPVYERRPPRLAEQQAWLEEFATERDHGELEY; this is encoded by the coding sequence ATGGATCGTGTCATCGGAGAGCGTGACCTCGAGTCGGTTCCGTTCTCGGCCGAGGAGGCGATCGCACTCTATCGAGACGTCGTCAGGACGCGCCAGTTCGACGAGCGAGCGCTGGCGCTGCAACGGCGCGGGTGGATGAGCGGCTACCCGCCGTTCCGTGGCCAGGAGGGCTCGCAGGTGGGTGCCGCCCACGCGCTGTCGGCGGACGACTGGCTCTTTCCGACCTACCGATCGAACGCGATGCAGATCGCCTACGGCGTTCCGATGAGCGACATCTTCCGCTTTCGCCGTGGCCACCCCGAGTACGCGTCGGATCACGACCTGAACGTCTTCCCGCAGTCCGTCCCGATCGCGACCCAGATCCCCCACGCAGCGGGGGCGGGGATGGCCGCCACCCACGCCGACGCCGACCACGCCGTCGTCTGTTACTTCGGCGACGGTGCGACCTCGGAGGGAGACTTCCACGAAGGGCTCAACTTCGCCGGTGTCTTCGACGCACCCGTCGTCTTCTTCTGTGAGAACAACGGCTGGGCGATCTCGATGCCCAGCGAGCGACAGACCGCGAGTGACACCATCGCCGTGAAAGCCGACGCCTACGGGTTCGAGGGCGTGCGAGTCGACGGCAACGACCCCCTCGCAGTTCGTGAGACGGCCGCAGACGCCCTCGAGCGAGCGCGTGAGGGGACGCCCGTCCTCGTCGAGAGTCTCACCTATCGCCAGGGTGCACACACGACGAGCGACGACCCATCGCGATACCGCTTCGAGCGCGACGACCTCCCCGAGTGGCGCACCGCCGATCCACTCGAGCGCTACGAGCGGTACCTCCGCGAGCAGGAGGTCCTCGACGACGACCTGATCGAGACGATCCACGAGGACGCCGCTGCCGAGGTCGATCGGGCCGTCGAGATCGCCGAAGAGACGCCCCATCCCGACCTCGAGGACGTCTTCGAACCCGTCTACGAGCGTCGGCCGCCGCGCCTCGCCGAACAGCAAGCGTGGCTCGAGGAGTTCGCCACCGAACGCGACCACGGCGAACTCGAGTACTGA
- a CDS encoding succinylglutamate desuccinylase/aspartoacylase family protein — MNAGSHTAAEVTLATLPSGADLTTTVHIYEGGGDGPTLYVQAAQHGREVNGTEVLRRFHDQLSLGSLSGTVIAVPVADPLTFDRVSYTTPEVLDSVNPNMNRVWPGDPSGSLHQRIAARLWEYVERADAVVDLHTGSPDMLPHVVYLEGDADSRALAAAFGTDLLLSEQAHDEASTEWHRRGFDGKLRVAAAREGIPSITPELAHNKQILEDAVECGVEGLFDVLRHLGMLEGPVPDRDQTVARNHLGQVTASASGLFRPKPTLELGQFVPAGTSVGTVYHPTTYETVHDAATDRTGILYALTKEATVTAGDKLASVALIREE; from the coding sequence ATGAACGCCGGGTCGCACACGGCAGCCGAAGTGACACTCGCCACGCTGCCCTCGGGTGCCGACCTCACGACGACGGTGCACATCTACGAAGGTGGCGGCGACGGGCCGACGCTCTACGTCCAGGCGGCCCAGCACGGTCGCGAGGTCAACGGCACCGAGGTACTGCGTCGGTTCCACGACCAGCTCTCGCTCGGTTCGCTGTCGGGGACGGTGATCGCCGTCCCCGTCGCCGACCCGCTCACGTTCGATCGCGTCTCCTACACGACCCCCGAAGTGCTCGACAGCGTCAATCCGAACATGAACCGCGTCTGGCCTGGCGACCCGTCGGGCAGTCTCCACCAGCGGATTGCCGCCCGCCTCTGGGAGTACGTCGAACGCGCCGACGCCGTCGTCGACCTCCACACGGGCAGTCCCGACATGCTCCCGCACGTGGTCTACCTCGAGGGCGACGCCGACTCGCGGGCGCTGGCGGCGGCTTTCGGCACCGACCTGTTGCTGTCCGAGCAGGCCCACGACGAGGCGTCGACCGAGTGGCACCGCCGCGGGTTCGACGGCAAACTCCGCGTCGCGGCCGCTCGCGAGGGAATTCCGTCGATCACGCCCGAACTCGCTCACAACAAACAGATTCTCGAGGACGCCGTCGAATGCGGAGTCGAGGGCCTGTTCGACGTCCTCCGCCACCTCGGGATGCTCGAGGGGCCGGTTCCCGATCGAGATCAGACCGTCGCGCGAAACCACCTCGGACAGGTCACAGCGAGCGCGTCGGGGCTGTTCCGCCCGAAGCCGACACTCGAGCTCGGTCAGTTCGTTCCGGCGGGGACGAGCGTCGGGACCGTCTATCACCCGACGACGTACGAGACGGTACACGACGCGGCGACGGACCGAACCGGGATTCTCTACGCGCTCACGAAAGAGGCGACGGTGACGGCCGGTGACAAACTGGCGAGCGTGGCGCTGATTCGCGAGGAGTGA
- a CDS encoding potassium channel family protein → MRFVIIGAGRVGLRTARVLRDEGHEVTLVERDEPRVRRARNQDFQVVVGDGSREDVLEDAGADEADALGALTGDLNANFAACMIANHYGCRTVMRIDEDYRENIYRKYADEVDEVIYPERLGAMGAKNALLGGTIRAIADIAQSLQIVELTITDDAPVRGYTISELELPANATLLAFGKRDGVLEIPTADESLETGDRLVVLADFDVLSDVRQILVGESPAVAAANAGSGGVN, encoded by the coding sequence ATGCGGTTTGTCATCATTGGTGCAGGGCGGGTCGGTCTGCGGACCGCGCGCGTGTTGCGCGACGAGGGCCACGAGGTGACGCTGGTCGAACGCGACGAGCCGCGCGTCCGCCGAGCCCGCAATCAGGACTTTCAGGTCGTCGTCGGCGACGGCTCCCGGGAGGACGTCCTCGAGGACGCCGGCGCCGACGAGGCGGACGCCCTCGGTGCGCTGACCGGCGACCTGAACGCCAACTTCGCGGCGTGTATGATCGCCAACCACTACGGCTGTCGGACGGTCATGCGCATCGACGAGGACTACCGCGAGAACATCTACCGCAAGTACGCCGACGAGGTCGACGAGGTGATCTATCCCGAACGGCTCGGCGCGATGGGCGCGAAAAACGCCCTCCTGGGCGGGACGATTCGCGCGATCGCCGACATCGCCCAGAGCTTACAGATCGTCGAGTTGACGATCACCGACGACGCGCCCGTCCGGGGCTACACGATCAGCGAACTCGAGCTCCCCGCGAACGCGACGCTGCTCGCGTTCGGCAAGCGAGATGGCGTTCTCGAGATTCCGACGGCCGACGAGTCACTCGAGACGGGCGATCGACTCGTCGTCCTCGCCGACTTCGACGTCCTGAGCGACGTCCGGCAGATTCTGGTCGGCGAGTCACCGGCTGTCGCGGCTGCAAACGCCGGTTCTGGAGGTGTCAACTGA
- a CDS encoding Lrp/AsnC family transcriptional regulator — protein MVHAFIMVKTAAGKSEGLLSEIRSLEPVGNAHIVAGNYDIITEVDTGEVYDVLDVASSKIQGLDGVSDTKTYIAMD, from the coding sequence ATGGTTCACGCGTTTATTATGGTGAAGACTGCCGCCGGAAAATCGGAAGGACTCCTATCCGAGATTCGTTCTCTCGAGCCGGTCGGGAACGCCCACATCGTCGCCGGGAACTACGACATCATCACGGAGGTCGACACCGGAGAGGTCTACGACGTACTCGACGTCGCCTCCTCGAAGATACAGGGACTCGACGGCGTCAGCGACACGAAGACGTACATCGCGATGGACTAA
- a CDS encoding complex I NDUFA9 subunit family protein: MNVLVAGGTGFIGTNLCAELHDRGHEVTALSRDPSGVDLPAGVETAMGDVGAYDSIAGTVADHDVVVNLVALSPLFQPPSGLSHESVHLRGTENLVRAAEEGDVERFVQMSALGADPNGDTAYIRAKGVAERVLRDSDLGWVILRPSVIFGDGGEFVSFTKKLTTPYVTGLPGGGRTRFQPIWVGDLVPMLADAVDDDEHVGNTYEIGGPEVVTLTEVTKLAYEADGKSVTVLPVPMGVAKIGLSAVGPVPFVPFGPDQARSLQMDNTVVENDVTAFGRDESDLKTLPEYLGLERETESVTTKRTA; the protein is encoded by the coding sequence ATGAACGTCCTCGTCGCTGGCGGAACCGGCTTCATCGGCACAAACCTCTGTGCAGAGCTACACGACCGCGGCCACGAGGTGACGGCGCTCTCGCGCGATCCCAGCGGCGTCGACCTCCCCGCAGGCGTCGAGACGGCGATGGGCGACGTCGGCGCGTACGACTCGATCGCCGGAACGGTCGCCGACCACGACGTCGTCGTCAATCTCGTGGCGCTCTCGCCGCTGTTCCAGCCGCCGAGTGGCCTCTCTCACGAGAGCGTCCACCTCCGGGGCACCGAAAACCTCGTCCGCGCCGCCGAGGAGGGCGACGTCGAGCGGTTCGTCCAGATGAGCGCCCTCGGCGCGGACCCGAACGGCGACACGGCGTACATCCGCGCCAAAGGTGTGGCCGAGCGAGTCCTCAGAGATTCCGACCTCGGGTGGGTGATCCTCCGCCCGTCGGTGATCTTCGGAGACGGCGGCGAGTTCGTCTCCTTCACGAAGAAGTTGACGACGCCGTACGTGACGGGGCTGCCCGGTGGCGGCCGGACGCGGTTTCAGCCGATCTGGGTCGGCGACCTCGTCCCGATGCTCGCCGACGCCGTCGACGACGACGAGCACGTCGGCAACACATACGAGATCGGCGGCCCCGAGGTGGTGACGCTGACCGAGGTGACGAAACTCGCCTACGAGGCGGACGGCAAGTCCGTCACCGTGCTTCCCGTCCCGATGGGGGTGGCGAAGATCGGCCTCTCCGCCGTCGGTCCCGTCCCGTTCGTCCCGTTTGGGCCCGACCAGGCGCGCTCGCTGCAGATGGACAACACCGTCGTCGAAAACGACGTCACGGCCTTCGGACGAGACGAGAGCGACCTGAAGACGCTCCCGGAGTACCTCGGACTCGAGCGCGAGACGGAGTCGGTGACGACCAAACGGACGGCCTGA
- a CDS encoding Lrp/AsnC family transcriptional regulator yields MVTAFVMIKANTGEADRLRDSIEAIEGVESAHIVAGDVDIIAKAHVETPAAVKDVAATQIQGIEGVEDTQTYIAMD; encoded by the coding sequence ATGGTTACAGCGTTCGTCATGATCAAAGCGAATACGGGCGAGGCGGATCGACTCCGAGACAGCATCGAGGCCATCGAGGGCGTCGAGTCGGCACACATCGTCGCCGGCGACGTCGACATCATCGCGAAAGCGCACGTCGAGACGCCGGCCGCGGTCAAAGACGTCGCAGCGACCCAGATCCAGGGTATCGAGGGCGTCGAAGACACGCAGACGTACATCGCGATGGACTGA
- the tmk gene encoding dTMP kinase: MLITLEGLDGSGKTTVWEALHDVYPDATFTREPTNSWYGDAVYRSIEDDDADPLAELFLYTADHADHLSRVIEPALERGDLVISDRYSDSRYAYQGATLEGEVTRPMEYVIGIHRAFTVDPDLTLYLDVDPETAAARAGVTNKFERAEYLAAVRDNYERLLDRDAGRFVRIDATQPPEEVLERVEEVLERVLEE, encoded by the coding sequence ATGCTCATCACGCTCGAGGGACTGGACGGCAGCGGCAAGACGACGGTCTGGGAGGCGTTGCATGACGTCTACCCAGACGCGACGTTCACCCGGGAGCCGACGAACTCCTGGTACGGCGACGCCGTCTATCGCTCGATCGAGGACGACGACGCCGATCCGCTCGCGGAACTCTTTCTCTACACGGCCGACCACGCCGACCACCTCTCGCGCGTGATCGAACCCGCCCTCGAGCGGGGCGACCTCGTGATCTCGGATCGCTACTCGGATTCGCGGTACGCCTACCAGGGGGCGACGCTCGAGGGTGAGGTGACGCGGCCGATGGAGTACGTCATCGGCATCCACCGGGCGTTCACCGTCGACCCCGACCTCACGCTGTATCTCGACGTCGACCCCGAAACTGCGGCCGCCCGCGCCGGTGTGACGAACAAGTTCGAGCGAGCGGAGTACCTTGCTGCCGTCCGGGACAACTACGAGCGCCTGCTCGATCGTGACGCCGGTCGGTTCGTCCGCATCGACGCGACCCAGCCACCGGAGGAGGTCCTCGAGCGAGTCGAGGAGGTCCTCGAGCGCGTCCTCGAGGAGTAG
- a CDS encoding DUF7522 family protein codes for MASGLLPAETADQLVTTCRTAVGDSCRSVTYFTRDDFEQLYLREDLERDADLATFIGHEWRGFKTTQTAYEGSELGAYRYTIRVFDNGFLIRVTSDREGVFVTTDGLTLKDFEELATAINSVLEERDLT; via the coding sequence ATGGCCTCCGGTCTACTGCCCGCGGAGACGGCCGACCAGCTCGTTACGACCTGTCGAACGGCCGTCGGCGACAGCTGCCGATCCGTCACCTACTTCACTCGAGACGACTTCGAACAGCTCTACCTGCGCGAGGACCTGGAACGCGACGCCGACCTCGCGACGTTCATCGGTCACGAGTGGCGCGGGTTCAAGACCACCCAGACCGCCTACGAGGGCTCCGAACTTGGTGCGTACCGGTACACGATTCGCGTCTTCGACAACGGCTTTCTCATCCGCGTCACGTCCGACCGCGAGGGCGTCTTCGTGACGACCGACGGGCTCACGCTGAAGGACTTCGAAGAACTCGCGACCGCGATCAACTCGGTGCTCGAAGAGCGGGACCTCACCTGA
- a CDS encoding peptidylprolyl isomerase, whose protein sequence is MSNPTATLHTSKGDIEIELYEERAPRTVGNFVGLATGDREWTDPETGDRVTDEPLYDDVLFHRIIDGFMIQTGDPTGTGRGGPGYQFDDEFHDELRHDDAGILSMANSGPNTNGSQFFITLDAQPHLDGRHAVFGEVIDGMDVVEEIGSVETGANDRPKEDILLESVTVHRD, encoded by the coding sequence ATGAGCAATCCAACGGCGACCCTGCACACGAGCAAGGGCGACATCGAGATCGAACTCTACGAAGAACGCGCACCGCGGACGGTCGGGAACTTCGTCGGCCTCGCGACGGGCGACCGGGAGTGGACTGACCCCGAGACGGGTGACCGCGTCACCGACGAACCGCTGTACGACGACGTGCTCTTCCACCGGATCATCGACGGCTTCATGATCCAGACCGGCGACCCGACCGGCACCGGCCGCGGCGGACCCGGCTACCAGTTCGACGACGAGTTCCACGACGAACTCCGCCACGACGATGCCGGCATCCTCTCGATGGCGAACTCGGGGCCGAACACCAACGGCTCGCAGTTTTTCATCACTCTCGACGCCCAGCCACACCTCGACGGCCGCCACGCCGTCTTCGGGGAAGTCATCGACGGGATGGACGTCGTCGAAGAGATCGGTTCCGTCGAGACCGGCGCGAACGACCGGCCGAAGGAGGACATCCTGCTCGAGTCGGTCACCGTCCACCGCGACTGA